Genomic window (Paenibacillus sp. PK3_47):
CAGGAGGCCCTCGAAAGAATCGCCAGACCCTCGCGCAAATCAGAAAAGTTTATGTCCAAAGTCGTCGGGGTTGAACCCGGTGATGTGGTAACGGTATACGATATTACCGAGCCTGTTACGCACTCGCTGATCGCAGGCGGGGTTGTAGCCCACAACTGCGGGGAACAAGGACTTCCCGGCTGGGGCGTATGCAACCTGTCGGCGGTCAATCTGTCCAAGTTCTACGATGCTGAAAACCATGATGTGGATTGGGCAGAACTGGCCAGAACGACGCGTTATTCCGTCCGTTTCCTGGATAATGTTATCGACAAGACACCTTATCATTTTGCCGAAAATGAAGCTAACCAGAAGCTGGAGCGCCGCGTTGGCCTCGGCACCATGGGGCTGGCTGAGCTGATGATCAAGCTGAACATCCGTTACGGCAGCCCGGAATCGCTGGAGTTCCTGGACAAGCTGTACGGGTTCATGGCCCGCGAAGCTTATCTGGCCTCGGCGGAGATTGCCGGAGAGAAGGGTTCTTTCAAGGCTTTCGATCCAGAGAAATATCTGCAAAGCGGATTTATGCAAAATATTACCTGGGTCTACCCGGAAGTCGGTGAAGCCATCCGCAGACAGGGCATGCGCAACGTTACTGTAATTACCCAAGCCCCTACAGGGAGCACAGGAACAATGGTTGGCACTTCGACCGGTATTGAGCCGTATTTTGCCTTCAAATATTTCCGGCAGAGCCGTCTCGGCTATGATGAGCAGTTCGTGCCGATTGCCCAGGAATGGCTGAATGACCATCCAGGCGAAGAGCTTCCGGATTACTTCGTAACTGCGATGGATCTGTCGGCCAAGGACCATATCCGTGCGCAGGCAGCGATTCAGCGCTGGGTGGACAGCTCAATCTCCAAGACGGCGAACTGCCCGTCCGACTTCACCGTCGAAGAGACAGCCGAGCTGTATGAAATGGCTTTTGATCTGGGCTGCAAAGGCGTAACCATCTACCGTGACGGCAGCCGTGACGTGCAGGTTCTCGAAACCTCAAAGAAGGAAGACAAAAAGGACGCACCATTAACCGAAAAAGCAGCAGTTGTAGAAGAAAAGGCTCCCGCCCCTGCTGTAACCACAGCTGCAGCAGTAACTCCTGCACCGCAGGCCAATGTAGTAGATAAACAGTACAAAAAACGCCCGCAGGTGCTGCGCGGTGCTACCTACAAGATCAACACGCCATTCGGCATGGCGTATATCACCATCAACGACCTGGACGGCATTCCCGGCGAGATCTTCCTGAATGTCGGCAAAGCCGGCTCCGACGTCTTCGCCATGGCGGAAGCGCTGGGCCGTGTCTGCTCGCTGTTCCTGCGCTACGGCGACCACGGCGAGAAGGTCGAGCTGCTGATCAAGCATCTCAAGGGCATCGGCGGCTCCGGCGCCATCGGCTTCGGCGCGAACCGCGTCGAGTCCATCGCCGACGCTGTAGCCAAAGCCTTGGAATCCCATGTGCACAGTAACGCTCATGATGATCATGTTGCCGCACCGATCGCGGCCACCCTTGCGCTGGAGGACTTCAACGAAGCGCTGAACACAGAATTGAAAGTCAGCCTTCCGGCTGCAGCTCCAGCCGGTGCCGGAGACGGCGGGCATGGCGTGCACAGCCACTCTGCAGCTTCGCGGGATCTCTGCCCTTCCTGCGGTAGCGCATCGCTGATTAATGTAGAAGGGTGTAAAACTTGCGGGAATTGCGGGTATTCGCGGTGCGGGTAGGAAGAAGCAGGTGGTTCTGTTTTAATGAGCAAGAATATACAATTTATGTATAATTATTCAATGAGAGCCGATTCGGCATCTTAAATTAAGGAGTCAACAATTAATATTTAATATCTTGTGAACTCCAATAGTTAGGTGGAGTATAGTTAAATATTGTGGAGTGGTTAAAAAAGACAATAGATGGATTCTAACGTTAAAAAAGTTTAGTGGAAGGATCGCAAAAAGTCTAGGAAGGCCGCGGTAGCTGCTTCTTATTCATTGAACTAAAGGGATTGTTTAAGATCAATAGCGGAGAACCGTGAGGAGGAGATAGGTAAGGCCCGATTAGCTTGTTATGAGGCTAATACGGGCCGATTAATGAACGGGACAAGTAATCAACCAGTTATTTTATTTACTCCATAGTAAACTTCCTTCAGATACTCACAGGTAGAAATTTGGGTTTATAGAACAAATAAACTACAGTTCCCATAAACTTTCTATACATGCTGGAAAGCTCCTCAACCTTGATATCATTTCCATTGATCAAAACCTCATATGAATCCCCATATTCCGCAATCATATATGTGGTGCTTTTATATCCGTTGTACGAATAAAACTGTTTTCGCTTAAGCCTTTGCTCATAGTTGCTTGCAGTTACATCAACAGCTTCTATATTAAGTATGATTCGGTTAGTTGGATATAGAACTTTGATTTTAGACAATGCCATGCTACCATAGCCTTTTGACCTGACTTCGAGGTTTATAGCCAAATATAATACATAAGTCATATCCTGATTAGAGATCAGATAGGCAAAACCAACAAAAATATCATTGTCATAAAAAGCAATAAAATCTATAAAGTCTTTATTAGACTTTCGCAATAAAAGCCACATAGGAATTCTTTCTTTTTCAGGAAATGAGCTGTTATATAGGTGGTTAATCTTAACTAGATCTGGTGAATCTTTCATTATTGTCTCAACTTTAAGATTCATAACAAGTTCCTCCTTTTTATGTGACAATATTTCTAATCATCAGCAGCAGACATGATGCTGTGCAGCATCGCTGCGCTGAAAACGGAGTCTGAACGATAAAATTGCACTTAGTCTGATTAGAACAGCAGCTAATCCATAAGCTCCGAACAGGGCAAAACTCTTCACGATGATTCCGGAAATGGAGGTTCCCACCAGAGTACCTACCATCATGAGTGGTACCATGACTCCGTTTGTTCTTCCAATGTAATCTTGATGTACTTCTTTAATCATCAGTGCACTAAATACAATTTGAAAGAAAGCGAATGCTATGCCCGATTCAATTCTTAATCCTGCAGTAAGCAGCGGCCATAGCACAGTTAGAACACCTCTGCGGTGTCGATGAACCCATTTGGAAATCGTTGCAGCCAGGATTCCTTCAATCAGCATTCCAACCCCTTCTGATGAAGCAAACCATTGTACGCTTTCTTTAGGTAAATGAAGCCAATCAGTCGTTATAAATACATCTAAAGGCTGTGTTATACCAGCCGCTAATCCTACTAACAGATACATACCGGCGATGATTCGTAAGTTATGTTGACCTTTCACATATTGAAATTCCGATTGTATATCTTTTATGACAGATTGCTTAATTGGTACTTGCTCTCTCGAAGAGGCTGGTAATAGAAACTGTAGAAGAACCGCAATTGAAAAAATGACAAATAGTAGAAGGAGGGCATGCTTCAATCCAATAATAAGGAAACCGATATACTGCAGATTTCCTAAAAGAAGATTGACTACAGCCCTCCCCATAATAAAACCTCAAAGTACTTTTACAACTTTACTGGCTGCTGCTATTCAATGTCATTGATCAATTTGGTCATATCAGTACGGAAACTCTCCTCGTATGTGCTTAACATGTTAATGAAAAGTTCTCTTTCTTCATAACTAAGTAACAGGATTGATTTCTCTTCAATTTCCCAAAGTGAACCGATAATTTTATCAGCATACTCTTTACCACTCGTACTCAACTCAATCTGTTTATTGCGTCGGTCTGATGGGATTTCTTTTAACTTCACATACCCTTGTTCCAAAAAAGATTTAATAATCATATTTACACTCTGTTTTGGAAAATAACTTAGTTCTGAAATTAACTTTTGTGTACATTCTTTCGGAGTCTCATAAATAATCTCCAACACAATCAGACTCATATATGTCAGCCCTGATTTCTTAGCGTATTCTTCATATATTTTGTCAATGGACTTCCATTTTTCTGAAAGTATTTCTGTTTGAGCTTTAAGTGTTCTTCTACCCATTTAGCACCTCGTCAATATTCAGATTTATACCTTGCGAATTTCGGCTTTAACACCTTAATGTACCACTCTGCTAACTTGTCGGATACTATTAACAGTATAAATGCACATGCTGCGACCTGCCAGAACGAAAAATTGTCGATACCAAATCCCCAATAGAGCAGGACTACAAACCAGGGTAGCAATGACCAATGAATACAATAAACAGTATTAATGTTTCTACTCATTCGCATGAAAGGTTTAAAATCGTAATTAGAGAATTTCTTTAGTAAAGCATAGTTAAACCCGAAAATACCTATTGCAAGCATAACAACAAAGAAAACATCGACTATGCCAAGAAAATAATAAGAACTATCCGGAGCATACATTCCAATGCCAAAATGGAGTGCAGTAAATAAATATGTCAAACCAATAATGCCGCAAACTGGAGAGACAATGGAGTAAAATGTTTGTTTATCCTTACACTTCTGAAAATAAACCCCCATAATATTGCCTACAATCAAAAAAATGATCCAGTTAAAAAATGGGAAGTAGGTATCTGAATTAGTTGCCCAGAAATACCCCAAAAACAAATCAGCGATGTCATTATCAGTAGACAGCCAACGTAAACTCATTCCGATTAGTGAAGTTCCTATACCAATTAAAAAGACTGTTGTTGATTTCAAATTTAATTTTTTTACAAGCGCCATAAAGAGAAAAGCCAAACCGGCAAACTGTAATATATCGACACCAAAAAAAGCAGTTAATAACCCTAGAGCAATTTCATTTTCATTGGTGGAAAAAGAAACAAGAGATAGTGGCAAAACATAGCGAATCAGATTTAAGACATACCCGATTCCTAGCAAAGTAACTCCACGTCTGAGTAGATCCTTAGGAGTGTTTCTTCTTGAATAATTTATTCCAATTCCCATACAAATCATAAATATAGGTGCTGCAAAGGGACCGCCTAATATATTCTTAACTAGACTTGCCATAAACCCATCATTGTTACTAAGAAGTCCTTCCTGCATATGTACCCACACCATAAAAATTATTGCGAACCCTTTAGCCAAATCCAGTTCTAATTGCCGACCAGTGTTTAATTTCTCATACGAAAAGCAGTTTTTTAACTTGTTAATCATAAGTATTACTCCCTTCAAACTTTTGAATATTAGTCCAATAACATTATAGTAAATAAAATGGACTATTTATTTGAGTATACTTGATAACAGCTTCTGATTCAATACCCTTATATATTGAAAAAGGTATTTAATCGAGACGGTAGGGTAGGAATGATGATCAGAGGCAAGGTAACAATGAGCTATTTGTCTTATGATCCAATGAGCAAAGAAATCACAAATCTCAGGTCTTTCGGGTGTAAATAATCCTGAGGAGTCAAAAATATGTAGAAGATTAGGGATTATGGGATATCTGAAAGGAAAAAGTTCTTAGGATTGATGAAGCAACTGAAGCGAAGTATATTTGTATATTTGAGAATAGGGAGTACATGATCAGGCGATAGACAAATTGAGTGTACAAGAGTTAGGGAGCCCCTTCATACTCATGACGAAGGGGCTCAAGCTGAGACATTTATCATTAAAGCTTTTCTGAAATAGTTAAACTAATGTGTACACTGAAATATCCTTTCGTTTTGGTGATTGAAAAGCGTCCGTGTAGGCGGTCAATTATCCTTTCACATGTTTTGATACCTATTCCTGTTCCAGACAAGTCGTAAATATCATTATTTATTCGATTCTTAATACTAATTATCAACGATTGATCTTTAATACGAAAACTAATTAGTACAGGTTCTGAGTCAGAAGCGTATTTAAGGATATTCGAAAAAATATTATCAAATACCCTTCGGATCGATAGGAGATGAAGTTCAATATCATAGGGAGTATTACACGAATTTATTTGATAAGTGAATCCATTATTTTCTAAAAGTACAATTTGTTCATCTATAAGTTGCTCGAAAAGTTGGGTACCATTAAACCTTTCAAATTCCAGATCATCTTCATCTATTTTAGAAACAGTAAAATATTCAAACAATTTATCAGAGAGATGTTTAATTTGATATGCTTTGTCTCTGCTGTTGTTCAAATATTTCTTTAGGTCTTCTTGCGTTTTATATTTTTCATAAGTGATAATATCCAGATATCCAACCAAAGCAGTAAGAGGAGTTCTTATATCATGCGACATGGCAGTTACGAGTTCTTTATTGGCAATTTTAGCGTTATCTTCGTTTTCTATGCGTTCAATAAACGATATGCGCATTTCATTGATGCTTTCTGCTAAAGATGAAAGTTCATCGTTCCCCTTTATTGTTATTGGATAGTTTAACTCCCCACCTTCTAATATTTTTATCTCTTGTTCAAGGACAGATATATAGGACGTTTTTCTATTTATAAAAATCAGGATTAAGAGAATAAAGCTCAGTGAACATATAATCACATTAACAATGGCTACAATGTTATAAAATTTGTATTCAAAAAAACAATCCATATAAATGGTGGCTTTCATATCCTGAAAGTCCACAGTATAAAAGGTGTCAGTTTTCAAAATATTATTAAACAAGTAACTTTGATTATCTGAAGCGTCTTTATAACCATCTGTCGCAAAAATGAGGTTCACATTTTGGAAAACGTAAATATTTACATACTTTTCATTTCTAACCCATTTTGTGATTTTTTCTTGATCACTAGTTTTTATATGATTCTGATTTACAAATTCACGAAAGTTAGAGATAGCATCTTCTTGTTGCCTTTCAATGAATGTTGTGTTATTTAAATAATCACTAATTAATCCTTCTGAAGTAGTTTGAAGTAAAAAATATACGCCGGTTGAGATTGCGAGTGAAAAGATTAAAGCTAGAAATAGCTTTAATTTAAGTTTGCCGATAAAAAATTCCCTATTCAATACGATAGCCCTTTCCCCAAACGGTTTTAATGTATTCTGGATCTTGAGGATTATTTTCTAGCTTCATCCTTAAATTACGAATATGCACCATCACTGTGTTGTTGCAGTTGATGAAATAAGGTTCTTCCCATACACTTTCATAAATATTTTGAGCGGAGAATATTTTCTTTCTATGCTGTGCCATTAATAATAAAATTTTGTACTCAATTTCTGTTAAAACGATCTCCTTTTGCCCTACAGTGACCTCATTTGAGTAAGTATTGACTGTTAATTCTTTAATGGTGACAGTTTCAGAAGCTGCAGGTTTGTCCTTCCCCTTATATATATAATATCTCCTCAAAAGAGCTTTTACTCTAGACACTAACTCTGTATATGAAAAAGGTTTGGAAAGGTAATCATCACTTCCAGCGGAAAACGCCATGTATTTATCCGAATCGCTTGTTTTGGCAGTTAAAAATAAAATGGGAGCACTAGTTATTTCGCGAATTTCAGTACAGGTTTTGAAGCCTGACTTGCCCGGCATCATTACATCAAGAATGATTAAATCAATGTTGTTATCAACTTTAGATATCGCATCATCACCATTAACGGCCTCAATAACTTCATAATTCTCACTCTCCAGTAATACCCGGACAATTTCTCTGATCTCTTGGTTATCATCAGTAATCAAAATCCTTTTGGCACTTGACATCAATTCTCCTCCAAGATATTTAAGTATGCATTCAGTATAGTCTGTGGGTTGCCATTATACTATAATCACAAAAAAATCTTAAGGATTCTTAAGAATTGCATATGCCGACTCTTAAGATTTTGTCCATAAGATTATCTATGTACTCAACGAAATTAAAAAAAAGCAGTAAGAGAGGTTAATACGAAGTGGAAAAGAAAAAAAAACAAACAATAGGCAGAGTTTCATTGGCGGTAATGGGTGTGCTTCTACTAATCTTGGTAATACAATACTTGCCAGAGATCGTTAAATTGACATTTTCTGTTGAGGATTTTCGGGATTATATACTTTCTTTAGGGCAATTTGGTCCGATAAGCTTTATTTTATTTCAAATTCTTCAAACAGTAATAGCTCCAATTCCAGGAGAAGTAATACAGATTGCCGGGGGATATATATATGGAATATCCTTGGGGACTTTTTACTCGATAATAGGCTTACTTTTAGGTGCAATATTAGCATTCTATTTTACCCGTTATCTGGGTGGGGAATTCATAAAAAGACTACTAAATAAAGAAAAATCTAAATGGATAACAATAATGTTGGATAGTAACAAATTTTCAGTTTTCTTATTTATAGTATTTGTAATTCCGGGACTCCCAAAAGATTTTTTAATATTCGCCGCAGGGTTAACACCGATCAAACCTATAAGGTTCTTTCTAATTTTACTTATTGCAAGATTTCCGTGGGTGTTAGCATCTGCTGGTGTGGGTTCGAATATTTATCAAGGTAATTACTTACCTACAATTATTATTTCTATAGTAGCGGTATTAGCATTCATACTAGGCCTAGTCTTTAAAGATAAAATAATAAATGCACTTTCTCAGAAAAATAACAAGTAACCTTATCAAAGGTGGTCAATGATGTTGAAAAAAAACAATCCTAATGCTCTGACTTATGCAAATCTTTCGTTCGGGTTTCTTTCAATACTTGAATTGTTCAATAAAGAATATATTTTAAGTGCAGTATTTATATTAATAGCGGCTTTTATTGATAGATATGATGGGAAAATCGCCAGGTATCTACAGGTGACAAGTGATATAGGAAAAGAGTTAGATTCATTAGCTGACCTGGTTTCATTTGGGGTAGCTCCAGCATTATTAATATTCCATAAATTCACTTATTCTGAGCTTGGCTCATTAAAGCTTTTTGGAATTGGAATTTTGTTACTGTATGTTATTAGCGGCTCATATCGGCTGGGTCGTTATAATACTGCTCATTATAGCAATGGGTTTCAAGGTGTTCCAATTACTATAGCAGGTACAGCTTTAGCTTTATATTCGCTTTTACCGAACAGACCAATAAATTTACTTATATCAGTTTTTATATTATTTATATTTTCTACTCTAATGATTGCAAAGTTTCGAATTAAAAAAATTTAATCGACTGTAATTAGGGAGGGAAAAGATTGGAATTAACTATTTTGTCATACATGAAGGAATTCTTGAAAAATCCATGTCTAATTGGAACTATGCTTCCCACTCAAAAACATCTGGCGGACAAGATAATCAAAAATATTGAATTTAGTAATGCCAACTATATTGTTGAATATGGGCCAGGTACAGGTGCAGTAACTGAAAAGTTACTTGAATTTAGAAACAAAGAAACTACAGTAATCCTTTTTGAAAAAAATAAGCTGTTCTGTGAATATCTCAAATATATATACAGGAATGAACCTAATCTTTATATAATAAATGATTCTGCGATGAAACTAGAGCAGTTTATGAATTTACATGATATCCCATGGGTGGATTATATAATCTCTAGTATCCCGTTAAATAAATCAACGCGAAGAGAGTATATTAGCATCTTATACAGTTCAAGAAAGAAGCTAATGGATAGTGGGGCTTTTATTACTTTTCAACGTTCTCTTCTTAATAAAAAATTATTTAGTTTGTTTTTTCGAAAGATTGAATTAAATAAGGTGCTCATGAATATTCCTCCAGCGTACATTTTATGCTGTAAAATAGCTGATTATGAAAAGGTGTATAAGAAGAGTTCACTATAAGACTAACTGTGACCTTCGATCTTTGTTCTATCATAAGAATATTGCTGAGGAGAATTGAGATGACAATAGAAATACTTTTATTTTCAGAGCAATTTATTATTGACCCTAAACATGTAGGCTCGTTTTTTCCGAGTTCTAATTATCTGGCAAGCAAAGTCGTTGAGGAGATTGATTTTAATCGAGCTAACTGCATTGTAGAGTTTGGTTCGGGTACAGGGAAAATCACAAAGAAAATTCTAGAATTGCGCAAAAAAGATACGATGATTTTGATTTTTGAACGAAACATAGAATTTTATAAATTACTTTTATACAAATTTAAACATGAACATAATTTGAAAATAATACATGACACAGCAGAAAACCTGGAACGATATATGCGAAAATACAATATTACTCATATAGACTATATAATTTCAGGAATTCCAAGCGAAAGCCTACCATTAAATGAATCTACCAATATTCTTTATTTATCACAAAAAAACATGAAACAAGACGGTAAATTCGTTACAGTTTTACGCAATATACGTAAAAAAGAACTTGTTACCCAATATTTTCATCAAACTAATATAGAACATGTATTATTCAATGTTCCACCGGCTTATGTGCTAAGTTGTGAGCTTGTCGATTTTAAAAAGGGGACCTCGTATGATTCTATTTGAAAAGCTACAAACAAACGTAAATTTACGTCGATTCTTGATTTTGATGCTAATTGCTTTTGTGATTTATCTAATTAGAGATATGTTAAACTTGATATTACTGACTCTACTTATTGCGTTCATTATGAATAGTATTCAGGTACAGCTTAGTAAGCAAATTAGCCGGTTCGTTAACGTTAACAGTAAAGTAATCGTAATAGCTCTTTACATATCCTTTATCGCTGTAATTACCATTCTATTGATTAAATACCTTCCTATCGTTTATGAACAGTTTATTCAATTAGCGACTTTCTTAACGAATTTAAGGATGGATGATTTACCACAAAACAAAATAACCCTCTATTTATTTGATTCTCTTAAAGGTTTTAATTATCAAGCCTATCTAAATAGTGGTGTCGAATATATTTTGAAGATTAGTAATTGGAGTACTAATTTCCTTCTATCCATTATACTTAGTTTTATCTTTATTCTAGAAAAAAATAGAATAATTAAATTTACTTCCAAGCTAAAAGACAGTACGCTGGGATGGATTTATAGGGAGGTTGAGTATTTAAGCGGGAAGTTTATTACCTCTTTTGGCAAAGTGATCGAAGCACAAATTCTGATAGCCTTAATTAATACACTTATTACAGTTATTGGTTTATGGCTGCTTGGCTTTCCCTATCTACTCGCATTAGCGATAATGGTATTTCTGCTAAGTTTGATCCCGGTTTTTGGATTTGTAATTTCACTCATACCATTAAGCATTATTGCGTATAACATTGGAGGTCTGCAGACAACACTATATGTATTAATTATGGTCGCTGTCATACATTTTGCTGAAGGATATTTCCTAAATCCTAAGCTCATGTCGTCAAAGATGAATCTTCCAATGTTTGTGACATTAATAGTTTTATTCTTTTCTGAACATTATATCGGGGTTTGGGGTTTAATAATTGGAATACCCATATTCTTGTTTTTGCTTGATATAATAGAGGTTGACCGCTCTTAAAATTAAATGCTTCACGTTAAGACGATGCGACATTCTGAATTGACTTTAGAGTGGCAGAAGTTGTTGCTTTCAAGGACTCTAAAATCAGGTATGTGGACGTTTGATTAGAACCGTTTTGTGGATGTTAAAGGAGCTAACAGAAACATTCATTCAAATGAACTAAAATGGTTTTGATATAACTTAATATAACGCAATACATACTATGCATTATGCTGCATAATCCACAAAAGCGTTTATTCTCGCTTAAAATGAAATATTAGAGGGTCTCTAACTAGTAGAGCTGATTTTTCTCATTTTAAATGAAACAAAACCCCTTATTCTATAAGGGTTTTCTAACGGTGATTTCTCATTTAAAATGAAAAATCACACTGATAGATATTCCAGAATTAATCGGAAGATGAACATTGATGCACCAGTAATTTTCACCCAAAATGCATACAACAATAAGCTCAAACCGTTGACGGTTTGGGCTTATTGTAATTCTGATAAAATTTAAGTCCCTGTGAAGTGCTGCAACTCCGCTTGGCTGCCAAGATCCATTAAATTAAAAATATTGACCGAATAATACTGTTGATTGTATTTTGTTTTTAATAAAAATTAATATATAAGGTAGAAAATGGGCCATATCGTTATAGTTGAAACTACCACATCCGGTTCGGAAATGAAAATTCTGGAAGCTCCATTATCCATGAATGTGCGTGTCACATTTATTGCAAAGTCTATGGAAGTCCATAGTTATAACAATAAGCATCGAATTTTAGGTATTAGCGACCGGACAATCGGACCGCTTCCTTTTTTTGTTGAGCTGGGCGCGACCTTTCCATTTCGAGTTGATTCCAGCATGTACCAAGAGATTGAAGGAGTTATCTCCCGTCTCTTTAGTGTGCTGCAAATTAATCAGGGCATGATCCATACTGAGCTGATTTTGTCCAAACAAGGGCCAATCATCGTTGAAGTCAACCCGCGCCTGGGGGGCGGATACATTGGAACTTTAATCAGTGAAAGCTATGAAATAGATATTTATCTGCAGATTATAAACCTTGCTCTGGGCAAGGAGCCTATCATTCCGGATATCCCGCAGAAGGCAGCTTCCTTTTATATTCTTTTTCCTGATAAAGCTGGCGAAATCACTGATTTGTCAGGTGAGCTTGCCAGTATCTATCAATATCCGTAAAAAAATTGGCGATAGCGTAACCTACCCTGTCACCGACTTTAAAGGAGATCTTGCTATTGCATTAACCTGCAGCAGTACTCCCGAAATGGCAGCAGGCTTCTGCAAAGGAGCCGTCAGCGCAATTGAATACAGAATAGGCTGAGGAGGATGCACAGCTTGGAAGAACAATTGAACTATTTAAGACACTGTGGGGAGGGGCAAAAGTTCAGAAAAGCAGCGGCTTTGGTGCTGGAGTAGATGTGTATCCAATATAACCAGGGCATTGAAATGATATTTTGATTTTAATTCTGAAGAAGGTGCCAAGTTTGCGATAATGGAAGTACAAGATAAGAAGTCCCATGGCAGAATTAACTTTGAAGTTTGGAGGGGAAGTTTATGATAATTAAGTATCATTGTGTTAATATTTCGTCTATTCATCCGAAAGAGTTGGTTGAGTTCTATAATGAAAAATTAGGAATTCCTATCATAGAACCAGATGAAAATTATGATGGTGTTTCTTTGGGGTTTATTGCAGATGCTCCTGTCATAGTGATTTGGGATGAATTGAAATGGGGGAAATCAAGTGAAGGGAAAGTAAATTTCGTGTTCAATTGTGATGATCTCGATAGAACATTTGAAGAACTGAAGGAGAAGATTACTAATATACAACCGCCAACAACGGCAGTATGGGGAGGCAAAGAACTTGCTTTTTGCGATCCGGATGGAAACAAAATACTGCTTCTGTAAGGATGGAGAGTATGGATTTGTTAGTCATTTAGATTCTTATACCTTTCTTACAACATAGTGTCTGCGTACTATGACTTATCACAAAAAAAGTGATAGGAAGGAAGCAGATAACATGGCAAATGAATGTAATCGTAATGCTATTGGTCCCTGTTCAACCTCGGAAGGGAATACAACAGCAGCTACAGGGAGTGCATCCCATGCTGAAGGATTTCAGACACAGGCTGTGGCTGATACTTCCCATGCAGAAGGCAATTCAACCATCGCAAGAGGGCAAGCCGCTCATGCTGAGGGTCTGCTGTCACAAGCGAACGGAAACGCATCTCATGCCGAAGGATCAGGAACAACTTCCAGTGGCCCATCGTCTCATGCTGAGGGAAACTTAACTGCAGCAACGGGAGGGGCTTCGCATGCAGAAGGGGTCCAGACG
Coding sequences:
- a CDS encoding VOC family protein translates to MIIKYHCVNISSIHPKELVEFYNEKLGIPIIEPDENYDGVSLGFIADAPVIVIWDELKWGKSSEGKVNFVFNCDDLDRTFEELKEKITNIQPPTTAVWGGKELAFCDPDGNKILLL
- a CDS encoding ATP-grasp domain-containing protein, with the translated sequence MGHIVIVETTTSGSEMKILEAPLSMNVRVTFIAKSMEVHSYNNKHRILGISDRTIGPLPFFVELGATFPFRVDSSMYQEIEGVISRLFSVLQINQGMIHTELILSKQGPIIVEVNPRLGGGYIGTLISESYEIDIYLQIINLALGKEPIIPDIPQKAASFYILFPDKAGEITDLSGELASIYQYP
- a CDS encoding rRNA adenine N-6-methyltransferase family protein: MTIEILLFSEQFIIDPKHVGSFFPSSNYLASKVVEEIDFNRANCIVEFGSGTGKITKKILELRKKDTMILIFERNIEFYKLLLYKFKHEHNLKIIHDTAENLERYMRKYNITHIDYIISGIPSESLPLNESTNILYLSQKNMKQDGKFVTVLRNIRKKELVTQYFHQTNIEHVLFNVPPAYVLSCELVDFKKGTSYDSI
- a CDS encoding AI-2E family transporter, encoding MILFEKLQTNVNLRRFLILMLIAFVIYLIRDMLNLILLTLLIAFIMNSIQVQLSKQISRFVNVNSKVIVIALYISFIAVITILLIKYLPIVYEQFIQLATFLTNLRMDDLPQNKITLYLFDSLKGFNYQAYLNSGVEYILKISNWSTNFLLSIILSFIFILEKNRIIKFTSKLKDSTLGWIYREVEYLSGKFITSFGKVIEAQILIALINTLITVIGLWLLGFPYLLALAIMVFLLSLIPVFGFVISLIPLSIIAYNIGGLQTTLYVLIMVAVIHFAEGYFLNPKLMSSKMNLPMFVTLIVLFFSEHYIGVWGLIIGIPIFLFLLDIIEVDRS